The following are encoded in a window of Pieris napi chromosome 23, ilPieNapi1.2, whole genome shotgun sequence genomic DNA:
- the LOC125061481 gene encoding uncharacterized protein LOC125061481, whose protein sequence is MKLAVIEICHWDIGISHYHTMSSDDFQVQDVYRYSRKSYKNHHTNNIHYSENRRENDLESPRSDILRVPDARCSSCDDSEGEIANILHKKCPVIALAQQQLQKILDETDKLLCDNTQCCRSIYDFVDICRDALRNQNRCVCFLVFLIIASFFMGLIFGAASCGTYQRKFNSPILSCIDNYFITERYNQDDLTRLIV, encoded by the exons ATGAAACTGGCTGTAATTGAAATCTGTCATTGGGACATTGGTATTTCTCATTACCATACCATGTCCAGTGATGATTTCCAAGTGCAAGACGTCTACAGATATTCTAGGAAGTCATATAAAAACCATCacacaaataatatacattactCAGAAAATCGAAGAGAAAATGACTTAGAATCGCCCAGAAGTGATATTTTAAGAGTTCCTGACGCGCGCTGCAGCAGTTGCGACGATTCTGAAGGAGAAATAGCcaatattttgcataaaaaatGTCCTGTTATTGCATTAGCTCAGCAGcagctgcaaaaaatattagatGAAACTGACAAGTTGTTGTGTGACAATACACAATGTTGCAG ATCTATCTATGATTTTGTGGATATATGCAGAGATGCACTCAGAAACCAAAACCGATGCGTatgctttttagtttttcttataattgCTTCATTTTTCATGGGTCTAATTTTTGGTGCTGCTTCGTGCGGTACATATCAACGAAAATTTAACAGTCCTATTCTTTCATGTATTgataattactttataactGAAAGATATAATCAAGATGATTTAACTAGGCTTATTGTTTGA